A segment of the Microvirgula aerodenitrificans DSM 15089 genome:
GGCAGCTGCACCACGATCCGGTTCGGGCCGGACTGCTGGATGATCGGTTCGGCCACGCCGAGCTCGTTCACCCGGTTGTGCAGGGTGGTGATGTTCTGCTTGACGGCGTCGGTCTGCACTTTCTGCAGTTCGGCCTGCGACAGCGAGGCGGTGATCGTGTTGCTGGCGTCGTCGGTCTTCAGTGTCAGGTTCGGGATCTGGCGGGCGATGACGTCGGAGATGAGGTTCAGCGTCTCGCCATCGCGCGCGCTGATCGACAGCGAGTCACCATTGCGGCGGATCTGGCCGTAACGGATCTTCTGCGCCTTCAGCTCGCGGCGGATATCGCCGGAGTAGCGTTCGAGCGTCTTGTCGACGGCAGCCTTCATGTCCACTTCGAGCAGGAAGTGAACGCCGCCGCGCAGGTCGAGACCGAGGAACATCGGGTGGGCCTTGATATTGGCCAGCCAGTCCGGCGACGACGACAGCAGGTTCAGCGCGACGATGTAGTTGTCGCCGAGTTGCGACTGGATGGCATCGCGCGCCTTCAGTTGTTCGTCCGGCGTCTGGAAGCGGACCTTCAGGCTGCCGTTGTCCAGATAGGCGCCGACGGGCGAAAGGTGCTTGTCCTTCAGCAGGGTCTCGACGCGATCCATCAGCGTGGCGTCGACCGGATAAGCGCTGCGAGTGCTGGAGACCTGCACCGCCGGGCTTTCACCGTAGAAATTCGGCAGCGTGTAGATCGCACTCACGACCAGCGCCACCGCAATGATCAGGTACTTCCAGAGGGGGTAGCGGTTCATGGTGACTTGGGGGCAGATGAAAACGATTCGCGCCGCGTGGGATCACGCGGCGCGGCATGGCAGGCGGGAATTTATCCCTTGTAGCTGCCTTTTTCCAGTTTGTTGCCGATTGCGGCACGCTGGAACTGGATTTCTATACCCTTGGCAACCTCGACCGTCACATCGTTGCCGTCGAGCTTGGTGATGCGGCCGATCATGCCGGCCTGGGTCAGCACTTCGTCGCCCTTTTGCAGCGCTTCGAGCATGGCCTTCTGTTCCTTCATCTTCTTCTGCTGCGGGCGAACCAGCAGGAACCAGAACAGGATGAAGATGACAATCATCGGCAGGAACGACATCAGTTGTTCGTTCATCTTGGTGAATCTCCGGATGGGAATGAAATGAAACGGCACATTGTAACGGAAAGGCGCTTGGCTGCACCTTATGCCGGTTTGTGGCGCGGGAATCAGGCCCCGCGGGCGCGCCGTTCGTGGAAGCCGGCCTCATAATCGGCGAAGCGGTCGTCTTCGATCGCCTGGCGCATTTCAGCCATCAACTGCTGGTAATAATGCAGGTTGTGGATGGTATTGAGCTGGGCACCGAGAATCTCGCCGGCACGATGCAGGTGATGCAGGTAGGCGCGGCTGAAATGGCGGCAGGCATAGCAGTCGCACTGCTCGTCCAGCGGGCGCTTGTCGTCGCGATGACGGGCATTCTTGATCTTGATGTCGCCCCACTGGGTGAACAGCCAGCCATTGCGCGCATTGCGGGTCGGCATCACGCAGTCGAACATGTCGATGCCGTTGGCGACGCCATGGACCAGATCTTCCGGCGTACCGACACCCATAAGGTAGTGCGGTTTGTCTGCCGGCAGCATCGGCTGCAGCTCGCGCATCATCCGGTACATCTCCGGTTTCGGCTCGCCGACCGACAGCCCGCCGATGGCGATGCCGTCGAAGCCGATCTTCATCAGCCCTTCCAGTGATTCCTGGCGCAGGTCGGTATACAGGTTGCCCTGGACGATGCCGAACAGCGCATTCGGATTCTTCAGGTCATTGAATGCGTTGCGGCTGCGCTCGGCCCAGCGCAGGCTCATGCGCATCGACTCGCCGGCGGTGCGGTGGTCGACCTGGCCTGGCGTGCACTCGTCCAGCTGCATGACGATGTCGGAGTTCAGTACCGTCTGGATCTGCATCGACACCTCCGGCGACAGGAACAGCTTGTCGCCATTGATCGGGCTCTGGAAGGTCACGCCTTCCTCGGTGATCTTGCGCAACTGGCCGAGGCTGAATACCTGGAAGCCGCCCGAGTCGGTCAGGATCGGTTTCTGCCAGCCGATGAAGTCGTGCAGGCCGCCGAACTTGCCGACGATATCCAGGCCGGGACGCAACCACAGGTGAAAGGTGTTGCCGAGGATGATCTGCGCGCCGATGTCGTGCAGATTGTCCGGCGTCATTGCCTTGACCGATCCATAAGTGCCTACCGGCATGAAAACCGGGGTCTGGACCACACCGTGATTGAGCGTCAGCTCGCCGCGGCGCGCGGCGCCGCTTTGTTTTAGCAATTTGAATTCGAGCATGAAATCGCGGGAAAGAGTGTAAAATCAGGGCGCTAGTATAACGCACTTGGATGCTGGCGAAGATTTCTCCGAAAAGGGGCTTGCGTCAGGAAAAGAGTGTCGGTATAGTTCGGTTCCTCGGCAGGCACGTAGCTCAGCTGGTTAGAGCATCGTCTTGATAAGGCGGGGGTCGTTGGTTCGAGTCCAATCGTGCCTACCAACACATTCCTAATCGGAGTAATCCAGATGAACGCCCGAACTGAAAACACCGGACAGCCATTACTGTTTGGTCGGGCCATCTAGAGAACTTCTGATACTAAAAAGTGCGGCTCAGACCGCACTTTTTTTTTGCTTTTTTTCCCGGCGGCGGGAATCGCGTGCCGGTTTTTGTGGCTTCAAGCCAGGGGATCACACATGCCTGCCATTCGCCTGCCGGACGGTTCCGTCCGCCAATTCGAACATCCCGTTTCCGTCCATGATGTCGCCGCGTCGATCGGCGCCGGCCTTGCGCGCGCCGCGCTGGCGGGGCGGGTCGACGGCAAGCTGGTCGATACCCGCTTTGTCATCGACCACGACGCCGACCTGGCGATCGTGACCGACAAGGACGCCGACGGTGTCGACATCCTTCGCCACTCGACGGCCCACCTGCTGGCCTATGCGGTCAAGACGCTGTTCCCTGATGCGCAGGTCACCATCGGACCGGCGATCGAAAACGGCTTCTACTACGACTTCAGCTACAAGCGTCCGTTTACGCCGGAAGACCTGATCGCCATCGAGAAGAAGATGGCCGAGCTGGCGAAGAAGGACATTCCGGTCGAGCGCATGGAAATGTCGCGTGACGATGCCGTGGCCTACTTCAAGTCGATCGGCGAGAACTACAAGGCGGAAATCATCGAGTCGATTCCGCAGGGCGAAGTGCTGTCGCTGTATCGCGAGGGTGATTTCACCGACCTCTGTCGTGGCCCGCACGTCCCGTCGACCGGCAAGCTCAAGGTGTTCAAGCTGATGAAGCTGGCCGGCGCCTACTGGCGTGGCGACAGCCGCAACGAGATGCTGCAGCGCATCTACGGCACCGCCTGGGCGAAGAAGGAAGACCTCGAGCAGTACCTGCACATGCTGGAAGAGGCGGAAAAGCGCGACCACCGCAAGCTGGGCCGCCAGCTCGACCTGTTCCATATCCAGGAAGAAGCGCCGGGCATGGTGTTCTGGCACCCGAAGGGCTGGACGCTGTGGCAGCAGGTCGAACAGTACATGCGCCGCACCATCCTCGAGAACGGCTACCAGGAAGTGCGCACGCCGCAGATCGTCGACCGCTCGCTATGGGAAAAATCCGGCCACTGGGACATGTACTCGGAGCTGATGTTTACCACCGAGTCGGAAAAGCGCGACTACGCGGTCAAGCCGATGAACTGCCCGTGCCACATCCAGATCTTCAACATGGGGATCAAGAGCTACCGCGAGCTGCCGTACCGCATGGCCGAATTCGGCTCCTGCCACCGCAACGAGCCGTCCGGCTCGCTGCACGGCATCATGCGCGTGCGCAACTTCGTCCAGGACGATGCGCACATTTTCTGCACCGACGCCCAGATGCAGGATGAGGCGATCCGCTTTATCGACCTGCTGCAGAGCGTGTACAAGGACTTCGGTTTCGAAGAGATCCTGATCAAGCTGTCCACGCGCCCGGAAAAGCGCGTCGGCGCCGATGCGCTGTGGGACCAGGCCGAAGCCGCGCTGGCCACCGCGCTGGACGTCAAGGGTCTGGCCTACGAGTTGCAGCCGGGCGAAGGGGCCTTCTACGGTCCGAAGATCGAATTCTCGCTGAAGGACAGCCTGGGCCGCGTCTGGCAGTGCGGGACGCTGCAGCTGGACTTCAACCTGCCGGAACGGCTGGGCGCCGAGTACGTGGACGAGGACAACACCCGCAAACACCCGGTCATGCTGCACCGGGCGATCCTCGGCTCGCTCGAACGCTTCATCGGCATCCTGATCGAGCATCACGCCGGCGCGATGCCGCTGTGGCTGGCTCCGACCCAGCTGGTGGTGATGAATATCACCGAAGCACAGGCCGAATATGCAACGGAAATTGCCGAATCGCTGAGGAAACAGGGCTTCCGCGTCGATCTTGACTTGAGAAACGAGAAGATCAGCTATAAAATCCGCGAACACAGCCTGCAAAAGTTGCCGTATCAGATCATCGTCGGTGACAAGGAAAAGGCAGGCGCTCTGGTAGCCGTGCGTGCGCGGACTGGCGAAGACCTCGGCCAGCTCCCGCTCTTCCAGTTCATCGAACGACTCAAGTCGGAACTGCTGCACTGATTTTGACGCGCGGCGGGTCATGTATTTTTTGGAGTGACGGCAATAGCTCAGGAACGCGAACCGCGGATCAACGGCGAAATTACGGCCCGTGAGATCCGCCTGCAAGGGCCCGAAGGGGAACAGCTTGGCATTCTCAGCCTCCGCGAAGCATTCGCGAAGGCAGAAGAACTTGAACTCGACCTGGTCGAGATCGCGCCCACCGCGCAACCGCCGGTGTGCAAGATCATGGACTACGGCAAGTTCAAGTATCAGGAAGCCAAGCGCAAACACGAGCAGAAGCAGAAGCAGAAACAGATCCAGGTCAAGGAAATCAAGTTCAGGCCGGGCACGGATGACGGTGACTACAACGTCAAACTGCGCAACCTGATCCGCTTCCTGACCGAAGGTGACAAGGCCAAGATCACGCTGCGCTTCCGCGGCCGTGAAATGGCTCACCAGGATATTGGCCTGGCGCTGCTCAAACGCGTCGAGGCGGATCTGGCCGAAGTGGGGATTGTCGAACAGTTCCCGCGGCTGGAAGGCCGTCAGATGGTCATGATGATCGGTCCGAAGAAGAAGTAGGACCGGCGTCAGCAGGTTTCCGAGTGCGGCGGGCATGCCCGCCGCATCTCGTTGAAAGGCGGCGCAAGCCGTACAAAAGCGTGACACAACGGTGTACAAGTGCCGCAAGGCCACCCTGTGTCGAATCTAAAAAACTCGCAGGAGTCACTTCCATGCCGAAGATGAAAACCAAGTCGAGCGCGAAAAAGCGTCTCAAGGTCCTGGGCAACGGTGGTGTGAAACGCTCGATGGCTTTCAAGCGTCACATCCTTACCAAGAAGACCACCAAGAACAAGCGCCAGTTGCGCGGTACCGTCATGGTCCACGAAACGAATATGGCCTCTGTTCGCGCCATGCTGCCCTACGCCTAAGGAGTTAAGAGATGCCTCGTGTCAAACGCGGTGTAACCGCTCGCGCCCGTCATAAAAAAGTTCTCGCGCTAGCCAAGGGCTATCGCGGCCGCCGCAAGAACGTATACCGCGTTGCCAAGCAGGCGGTGATGAAGGCCGGTCAATACGCTTACCGTGACCGTCGTCAACGCAAACGCCAGTTCCGCGCCCTGTGGATCGCCCGTATCAACGCCGCTGCGCGTGAATGCGGTCTGAGCTACAGCAAGTTCATGAACGGCCTGAAGCGGGCCGCCATCGAGATCGACCGCAAGGTGCTGGCCGACCTCGCCGTGTTCGACAAGGCTGTGTTTGCACAGCTGGTCGAAAAGGCGAAGGCAAGCCTCGTAGCCTAAGCGTCGGGACATTAAGAAGGAGGCATCTTGCCTCCTTTTTTTTATCCTGACCCGGTACGGGAACGACATTGAACAGGCGGGCGGCTGGCGAAAGCGTCGCAATCGGGGCTTTCGCCAACCGTTCGTATACGGAAATAGCCATGAATACCATTCAGACTCTGCTGGCCGAGGGCCTGGTCGCGCTGGCCGCGGTGCAGGACCTCAACGAGCTCGAGCTGGTCAAGGCCCGCTATCTCGGCAAGAGCGGCGAAATCACCGCGTTGCTGAAGCAACTGGGCCAGATGTCGCCGGAAGAAAAGAAAACCGCGGGTGCGGCCATCAATGCCGGCAAGCAGCAGTTCGAGGCCGCGCACAACCAGCGCCGCGACGAACTGAACGCGGCCCGGCTCGCACAGCAGCTGGCCGCCGAAGCACTCGACGTGACGCTGCCGGGGCGCGGCGCCGGCCTGGGCGGCCTGCACCCGGTCACGCTGACGCTGGAACGCATCGCGACCCTGTTCCGCTCGATGGGCTTCGAGATTGCCGACGGCCCGGAGATCGAAACCGACTTCTACAACTTCCAGGCGCTGAACATTCCGGAAAACCATCCGGCGCGGGCCATGGCGGATACCTTCTACGTCGAGGGCGGTGACGTGCTGCGCACGCATACCTCGCCGATCCAGGCCCGCTTCATGCTGAACAACGCGCCGCCGATCAAGATCATCGCGCCGGGCCGGGTCTATCGCGTCGACTCCGATGCCACCCACTCGCCGATGTTCCACCAGATGGAAGGTCTGTGGGTCGACGAGGGCGTCAGCTTTGCCGACCTGAAGGCGACCATGACCGACTTCCTGCGCCGCTTCTTCGAGAGCGACGACTTGCAGGTGCGCTTCCGTCCAAGCTTTTTCCCGTTCACCGAACCGTCGGCCGAGATCGACGTGCTGGGCAAGAATGGCTGGCTGGAGGTGGGCGGCTGCGGGATGGTGCATCCGAACGTGCTGAAAAACGTCAATATCGACGCGGAAAAGTACACCGGCTTTGCCTTCGGCATCGGGCTGGACCGTTTTGCCATGTTGCGCTACGGCGTGACCGACCTGCGGCTCTTCTTCGAGAACGATCTCAATTTCCTCAAGCAGTTCAACTGATCGCAGCGGAGCCTGAACATGAAATTCTCTGAAATCTGGCTGCGCGACTGGGTCAACCCGGCGCTGGATACGGAACAACTGAGCCATCTGCTGACCATGGCCGGTCTCGAGGTCGAAAGCGTCGAGCCGGCCGCGCCGCGTTTCTCCGGCGTCGTGGTCGCCGAGGTCAAGAGCGTGCGCAAGCACGAGAATGCCGATCGCCTGCGGGTGACCGAAGTCGACGTCGGCAACGGCGAACGGGTGCAGATCGTCTGCGGCGCGCCGAATGTGGCCGAAGGCCTGAAGGTGCCGTGCGCGCTGTCCGGTGCCGTGCTGCCGGGTGATTTCCGCATCAAGCCGACCAAAATGCGTGGCGTCGAGTCGAACGGCATGCTGTGCTCGGGCAAGGAACTTGGCGTGCCCGACGACGTCGACGGCCTGCTGGTCCTGCCGGCCGATGCGCCGGTGGGGGCGGATATCCGCGATTACCTGCAACTTGACGATGCCACCTTCGAACTGAAGATCACCCCGAACCGGGCCGACTGCCTGAGCCTGCGCGGCATTGCACGTGAAGTCGCCGCGCTGACCCGCGCTGCACTGAACGAGCCGACGATCACTGCCGTTGCGCCGGCGATCGACGACACGCTGCCGGTGACGGTGGATGCCACCGCGGCCTGCCCGCGTTACATCGGTCGCGTGATCCGCGGTGTCGACGCCCGCGCCGCCACGCCGGCCTGGATGCGCCAGCGTCTGGAACGGGCTGGGCTGCGCAGTATCTCCGCCGTGGTCGACGTGACCAACTATGTGTTGCTCGAACTCGGCCAGCCGCTGCATGCCTTCGACCTTGGCAAACTTGCCGGCAACATCCATGTGCGCATGGCGCAGCCTGGTGAAACGCTGGCACTGCTGAACGGCAAGACCATCGATCTCGACCCGGACATGCTGGTGATCACCAGCGGCGACAAGGCCGTTGCGCTGGCCGGGATCATGGGCGGCGCCAACAGCGAAGTGGATGACACCACTGTCGACGTGTTCCTCGAATCGGCATTCTTCTCGCCCGAAGCCATTGCCGGCCGCGCGCGCAAGCTGACGCTGAACTCCGATGCGTCGTTCCGCTACGAGCGCGGTGTCGACTATGCGCTGCAGCGCGATGCGATCGAACGCGCCTCGGCGCTGATCCTGTCGATCTGCGGTGGTCAGGCCGGCCCGCTGGGCGAGGCCGTGTCCACCCTGCCGGTCAAGCCGGCGGTGCAGGTGCGGACGGCCCGGGTCAACAAGGTGCTCGGCATCACGCTGTCGCAGCAGGAGATTGGTGCGATCCTGACCGGACTCGGCTTTGAGACGGTCGAAGTCGACGCGGGGTTCAGTGTGACCCCGCCGAGCTTCCGCTTCGATATCGAGATCGAGGAAGACCTGATCGAGGAAATCGCCCGCGTCCATGGCTACGAGAACGTGCCGGCCGATGCGCCGCGTGCCCGGCTGGCCATGCTGCCGCTGCCGGAAACCGCCACGCCGCGCCATGAGCTGCGCCGCCGTGTCGCCTGCCGCGACTACCAGGAAATCGTCAGCTACGCGTTTGTCGATGCGCAGTGGGAAGCCGACCTGGGCGGCAATGCCAATCCGGTGACGCTGATCAATCCGATCGCCAGCCAGATGAGCGTCATGCGTTCGACGCTGTTCGGCGGGCTGATCGACACCCTGGTCTCGAACCTGAACCGCAAGCAGTCGCGGGTGCGGGTGTTCGAGATCGCCCGGGTGTTCCTGAAGCAGGCGGACGGCAGCGTGCAGCAGCCGGAACGGCTGGCCGGTCTGGCCTTCGGTTCGCGCTACCCGGAACAGTGGGGCGTCAGTGGCGAGCGGGTTGATTTCCATGACGTGAAGGCTGACGTGGAGGCGCTGCTGGCGCCGCGCGCGGCGGTATACCGTGCCGGCCAGCATCCGGCACTGCATCCGGGCCGCACGGCGGACATCCTGATCGACGGCAAGCGGGTCGGCGTGATCGGCGAGCTGCACCCGGCCTGGGTTCACAAGTACGACCTGCCGGCCGCGCCGGTGCTGTTCGAGCTCGATTTCGACACCCTGGCCACACGCAGCGGCATCGAAGCCCGGCCGGTCAGCAAGTTCCAGCCGGTGCGCCGCGACCTGGCGCTGGTGGTCGACGAAGCCGTGTCGCACGATGCGCTCCGCGACGCGCTGCTGGCTGCTGCGCCTGAGGCCGTTTACGCGGTGTCGCTGTTCGACATCTACCGTGGCAAGGGCATCGAGGACGGGAAAAAGAGCCTTGCATTCAAGGTGTTAATGCAGGATACTAGCCGCACATTAACCGATGAAGACGTTGAATCGGCGATCAGGCGGATGGTGGAAGCCGTTAGCGCCGGGCTGAATGCAAAGCTTCGTCTCTGAGGCCGGAGCCAGTCGTTGATGTCAGGTCATGACGCCGCGTAACCCGCGGCGTCTTCAGTTATCGTGAATAAATAAAAATCAAGTCAAGAGTCGTTAAGGGGATGTCATGACGCTGACCAAGGCAGAGCTTGCCGATTTGCTGTTCGACAGGGTGGGCCTCAGCAAGCGGGAGTCCAAGGACATGGTTGAATCCTTCTTTGAGGAAATCCGTGGCGCGCTGGAAGAGGGCGACTCGGTCAAGCTGTCCGGCTTCGGCAATTTCCAGTTGCGTGACAAGCCGCAACGCCCGGGGCGCAACCCCAAGACCGGCGAGGAAATCCCGATTACCGCCCGCCGCGTCGTCACCTTCCACGCCAGCCAGAAGCTCAAGGGGATGGTCGAGGCGCACTATGCCGTACGCAGCCTCTGACATGCCGGCGCTGCCGACCGCGCGTTATTTCAGTGTCGACGAGGCCGCGCGCCTGGTCGGCGTCGCACCGCACGTGCTGCGCAGCTGGGAAGCCGAGTTTGCGTCGGCGCTGCCGAGCGCCGTCCAGCGCCGGCACTACCGGCGCGAGGAAGTACTGGCGGCCAGGCAGATCCATGCCCGGCTGCGGGCGCAGGCCCTGCGCGGCGGTGACGCCGGACTGGCGGCCGCGCGGGCGCTGGATGCACCGCAGCCGCTGTCGGTCGACGAGCTGCGCACCGAGCTGACCCGGATCCGCGAGACGCTGTCATTGGACTTTGACGAGTGACCCCGGCATTGGTATAGTTCGCACCCTGAGTCGGGGCGTGGCGCAGCCTGGTAGCGCACTTGCATGGGGTGCAAGGGGTCGCGAGTTCGAATCCCGCCGCCCCGACCAACGAATTTGCAGTTGCTTCAAACAGCAGGGCCAGCCTTCGGGCTGGCCTTTTTGTTTTGGGTTCCCGATCAGTCCCGGCGGTCAGTCCGGGTCCTGCTCCCGGTTTACCCGCGCGCCAGGCTTTTCCATGGCGGCCAGTGGCCGGGGCGAGGGCGGGCGAT
Coding sequences within it:
- the pheS gene encoding phenylalanine--tRNA ligase subunit alpha — encoded protein: MNTIQTLLAEGLVALAAVQDLNELELVKARYLGKSGEITALLKQLGQMSPEEKKTAGAAINAGKQQFEAAHNQRRDELNAARLAQQLAAEALDVTLPGRGAGLGGLHPVTLTLERIATLFRSMGFEIADGPEIETDFYNFQALNIPENHPARAMADTFYVEGGDVLRTHTSPIQARFMLNNAPPIKIIAPGRVYRVDSDATHSPMFHQMEGLWVDEGVSFADLKATMTDFLRRFFESDDLQVRFRPSFFPFTEPSAEIDVLGKNGWLEVGGCGMVHPNVLKNVNIDAEKYTGFAFGIGLDRFAMLRYGVTDLRLFFENDLNFLKQFN
- the rplT gene encoding 50S ribosomal protein L20 — encoded protein: MPRVKRGVTARARHKKVLALAKGYRGRRKNVYRVAKQAVMKAGQYAYRDRRQRKRQFRALWIARINAAARECGLSYSKFMNGLKRAAIEIDRKVLADLAVFDKAVFAQLVEKAKASLVA
- the infC gene encoding translation initiation factor IF-3; amino-acid sequence: MTAIAQEREPRINGEITAREIRLQGPEGEQLGILSLREAFAKAEELELDLVEIAPTAQPPVCKIMDYGKFKYQEAKRKHEQKQKQKQIQVKEIKFRPGTDDGDYNVKLRNLIRFLTEGDKAKITLRFRGREMAHQDIGLALLKRVEADLAEVGIVEQFPRLEGRQMVMMIGPKKK
- the pheT gene encoding phenylalanine--tRNA ligase subunit beta, which translates into the protein MKFSEIWLRDWVNPALDTEQLSHLLTMAGLEVESVEPAAPRFSGVVVAEVKSVRKHENADRLRVTEVDVGNGERVQIVCGAPNVAEGLKVPCALSGAVLPGDFRIKPTKMRGVESNGMLCSGKELGVPDDVDGLLVLPADAPVGADIRDYLQLDDATFELKITPNRADCLSLRGIAREVAALTRAALNEPTITAVAPAIDDTLPVTVDATAACPRYIGRVIRGVDARAATPAWMRQRLERAGLRSISAVVDVTNYVLLELGQPLHAFDLGKLAGNIHVRMAQPGETLALLNGKTIDLDPDMLVITSGDKAVALAGIMGGANSEVDDTTVDVFLESAFFSPEAIAGRARKLTLNSDASFRYERGVDYALQRDAIERASALILSICGGQAGPLGEAVSTLPVKPAVQVRTARVNKVLGITLSQQEIGAILTGLGFETVEVDAGFSVTPPSFRFDIEIEEDLIEEIARVHGYENVPADAPRARLAMLPLPETATPRHELRRRVACRDYQEIVSYAFVDAQWEADLGGNANPVTLINPIASQMSVMRSTLFGGLIDTLVSNLNRKQSRVRVFEIARVFLKQADGSVQQPERLAGLAFGSRYPEQWGVSGERVDFHDVKADVEALLAPRAAVYRAGQHPALHPGRTADILIDGKRVGVIGELHPAWVHKYDLPAAPVLFELDFDTLATRSGIEARPVSKFQPVRRDLALVVDEAVSHDALRDALLAAAPEAVYAVSLFDIYRGKGIEDGKKSLAFKVLMQDTSRTLTDEDVESAIRRMVEAVSAGLNAKLRL
- the rpmI gene encoding 50S ribosomal protein L35; this translates as MPKMKTKSSAKKRLKVLGNGGVKRSMAFKRHILTKKTTKNKRQLRGTVMVHETNMASVRAMLPYA
- the thrS gene encoding threonine--tRNA ligase, whose product is MPAIRLPDGSVRQFEHPVSVHDVAASIGAGLARAALAGRVDGKLVDTRFVIDHDADLAIVTDKDADGVDILRHSTAHLLAYAVKTLFPDAQVTIGPAIENGFYYDFSYKRPFTPEDLIAIEKKMAELAKKDIPVERMEMSRDDAVAYFKSIGENYKAEIIESIPQGEVLSLYREGDFTDLCRGPHVPSTGKLKVFKLMKLAGAYWRGDSRNEMLQRIYGTAWAKKEDLEQYLHMLEEAEKRDHRKLGRQLDLFHIQEEAPGMVFWHPKGWTLWQQVEQYMRRTILENGYQEVRTPQIVDRSLWEKSGHWDMYSELMFTTESEKRDYAVKPMNCPCHIQIFNMGIKSYRELPYRMAEFGSCHRNEPSGSLHGIMRVRNFVQDDAHIFCTDAQMQDEAIRFIDLLQSVYKDFGFEEILIKLSTRPEKRVGADALWDQAEAALATALDVKGLAYELQPGEGAFYGPKIEFSLKDSLGRVWQCGTLQLDFNLPERLGAEYVDEDNTRKHPVMLHRAILGSLERFIGILIEHHAGAMPLWLAPTQLVVMNITEAQAEYATEIAESLRKQGFRVDLDLRNEKISYKIREHSLQKLPYQIIVGDKEKAGALVAVRARTGEDLGQLPLFQFIERLKSELLH
- a CDS encoding integration host factor subunit alpha, whose product is MTLTKAELADLLFDRVGLSKRESKDMVESFFEEIRGALEEGDSVKLSGFGNFQLRDKPQRPGRNPKTGEEIPITARRVVTFHASQKLKGMVEAHYAVRSL
- a CDS encoding MerR family transcriptional regulator, with the protein product MPALPTARYFSVDEAARLVGVAPHVLRSWEAEFASALPSAVQRRHYRREEVLAARQIHARLRAQALRGGDAGLAAARALDAPQPLSVDELRTELTRIRETLSLDFDE
- the tgt gene encoding tRNA guanosine(34) transglycosylase Tgt, producing the protein MLEFKLLKQSGAARRGELTLNHGVVQTPVFMPVGTYGSVKAMTPDNLHDIGAQIILGNTFHLWLRPGLDIVGKFGGLHDFIGWQKPILTDSGGFQVFSLGQLRKITEEGVTFQSPINGDKLFLSPEVSMQIQTVLNSDIVMQLDECTPGQVDHRTAGESMRMSLRWAERSRNAFNDLKNPNALFGIVQGNLYTDLRQESLEGLMKIGFDGIAIGGLSVGEPKPEMYRMMRELQPMLPADKPHYLMGVGTPEDLVHGVANGIDMFDCVMPTRNARNGWLFTQWGDIKIKNARHRDDKRPLDEQCDCYACRHFSRAYLHHLHRAGEILGAQLNTIHNLHYYQQLMAEMRQAIEDDRFADYEAGFHERRARGA
- the yajC gene encoding preprotein translocase subunit YajC, producing MNEQLMSFLPMIVIFILFWFLLVRPQQKKMKEQKAMLEALQKGDEVLTQAGMIGRITKLDGNDVTVEVAKGIEIQFQRAAIGNKLEKGSYKG